Proteins encoded within one genomic window of Microcebus murinus isolate Inina chromosome 8, M.murinus_Inina_mat1.0, whole genome shotgun sequence:
- the RALB gene encoding ras-related protein Ral-B, which yields MAANKGKGQSSLALHKVIMVGSGGVGKSALTLQFMYDEFVEDYEPTKADSYRKKVVLDGEEVQIDILDTAGQEDYAAIRDNYFRSGEGFLLVFSITEHESFTATAEFREQILRVKSEEDKIPLLVVGNKSDLEERRQVPIEEARSKAEEWGVQYVETSAKTRANVDKVFFDLMREIRAKKMSENKDKNGKKSSKNKKSFRERCCLL from the exons ATGGCTGCGAACAAGGGCAAGGGCCAGAGCTCCTTGGCCCTCCACAAGGTGATCATGGTTGGCAGTGGAGGGGTTGGCAAGTCGGCCCTGACTCTCCAGTTCATGTATGACGAG TTTGTAGAAGACTATGAACCTACCAAAGCTGACAGTTATAGAAAGAAAGTGGTTCTTGATGGAGAAGAAGTCCAGATAGATATTCTAGACACTGCTGGACAAGAGGACTATGCAGCCATTCGAGACAACTACTTTCGGAGTGGGGAAGGCTTTCTGCTAGTGTTCTCAATCACAGAACACGAGTCCTTCACAGCAACTGCCGAATTCAG GGAACAGATCCTCCGTGTCAAGTCTGAAGAAGATAAAATTCCGTTGCTTGTTGTGGGAAACAAGTCCGACTTAGAGGAGCGGAGGCAGGTGCCCATCGAGGAGGCCAGGAGTAAAGCGGAAGAGTGGGGCGTGCAGTACGTGGAGACGTCGGCTAAGACACGAGCCAATGTGGACAAG gtgtTCTTTGACCTAATGAGAGAAATCAGAGCAAAGAAGATGtcagaaaacaaagacaagaatGGCAAGAAAAGCAGCAAGAACAAGAAAAGTTTTAGAGAAAGATGTTGCTTACTGTGA